From Mya arenaria isolate MELC-2E11 chromosome 1, ASM2691426v1, a single genomic window includes:
- the LOC128224324 gene encoding tRNA N6-adenosine threonylcarbamoyltransferase, mitochondrial-like isoform X1 produces MILKSRLTYSVCKTLYKRMTQYQSFSNQRNISKYKILGIETTCDDTGAAVVDESAHILGNALHSQTSISVSLGGVLPPYAKALHEKHIHNIVQDALTQAGVEIQDLDAVAVAVEPGLPLSLDVGLKHAQKLVMENRVPLIPVHHMEAHALTARMIDSVEFPFLVLLVSGGHCLLAVARDIDDFLLLGSSIDNAPGEIFDKVARRMKLKNLPQCYGKSGGASIELMAQQGDPDMFEAPHVYTKSRSCNFSFAGMKAHYCTYIEQEEKKQGIVASGVISNAADVCASFQFAVLRHMCRPIERAFRFCDYNNLLPETKTLVVSGGVACNQYLRAGLQRVCDKYGARLVVPPPHLCTDNGIMIAWNGMEKLLAGRGIADDPIAVKFKPKSPLGQDISEEVTRENIKVIPMKL; encoded by the exons atgattttaaaatcacgTTTGACGTATTCCGTGTGCAAAACATTGTACAAACGAATGACACAATATCAGTCGTTCTCAAATCAAAGAAATATCTCCAAGTACAAAATTTTGGGAATTGAAACAACATGTGATGATACAGGCGCTGCAGTTGTAGACGAAAGCGCTCATATACTCGGAAATGCATTGCATTCACAAACATCTATATCTGTTTC ACTGGGAGGGGTGTTACCACCATATGCCAAAGCTTTACACGAGAAGCACATCCACAACATTGTGCAAGATGCCTTAACCCAAGCAGGAGTAGAAATACAG GATCTTGATGCAGTTGCAGTAGCGGTGGAGCCAGGGCTTCCTCTCAGTCTTGATGTTGGGCTCAAACATGCTCAGAAACTTGTGATGGAAAATAG AGTACCACTGATACCTGTACATCATATGGAGGCCCATGCCCTTACGGCCAGAATGATTGACAG TGTAGAGTTCCCCTTCCTTGTACTACTGGTGAGTGGGGGGCACTGCTTGCTAGCCGTTGCCAGGGACATTGATGACTTCTTGTTGCTAGGCAGCAGCATTGACAACGCCCCTGGAGAGATTTTTGACAAG GTTGCACGTAGAATGAAACTAAAGAATCTCCCACAATGCTATGGAAAAAGTGGCGGGGCCTCGATAGAATTAATGGCCCAGCAAGGCGATCCAGACATGTTTGAGGCTCCACACGTGTACACTAAAAGCCGGAGTTGTAATTTCTCGTTTGCGGGCATGAAGGCCCACTACTGTACTTACATTGAACAAGAGGAAAAAAAACAAG GTATTGTAGCCAGTGGGGTGATCTCTAATGCCGCTGATGTCTGTGCATCCTTCCAGTTTGCCGTTCTACGACACATGTGTCGCCCTATAGAAAGGGCATTCAGGTTCTGTGACTACAACAACCTTCTGCCAGAAACCAAAACACTG GTTGTTTCTGGAGGTGTTGCATGTAACCAATACTTACGAGCGGGACTACAGCGCGTGTGTGACAAATATGGAGCACGATTGGTCGTCCCTCCTCCTCACCTATGTACTGATAATGGCATTATGATCGCATG GAATGGCATGGAAAAGCTTCTAGCTGGTCGTGGAATAGCAGATGACCCAATTGCTGTAAAATTTAAGCCCAA AAGTCCATTAGGTCAAGACATCAGCGAAGAAGTCACCAGAGAAAACATTAAAGTGATACCAATGAAATTGTGA
- the LOC128224324 gene encoding tRNA N6-adenosine threonylcarbamoyltransferase, mitochondrial-like isoform X2, whose product MDVYILHLFLVLGGVLPPYAKALHEKHIHNIVQDALTQAGVEIQDLDAVAVAVEPGLPLSLDVGLKHAQKLVMENRVPLIPVHHMEAHALTARMIDSVEFPFLVLLVSGGHCLLAVARDIDDFLLLGSSIDNAPGEIFDKVARRMKLKNLPQCYGKSGGASIELMAQQGDPDMFEAPHVYTKSRSCNFSFAGMKAHYCTYIEQEEKKQGIVASGVISNAADVCASFQFAVLRHMCRPIERAFRFCDYNNLLPETKTLVVSGGVACNQYLRAGLQRVCDKYGARLVVPPPHLCTDNGIMIAWNGMEKLLAGRGIADDPIAVKFKPKSPLGQDISEEVTRENIKVIPMKL is encoded by the exons ACTGGGAGGGGTGTTACCACCATATGCCAAAGCTTTACACGAGAAGCACATCCACAACATTGTGCAAGATGCCTTAACCCAAGCAGGAGTAGAAATACAG GATCTTGATGCAGTTGCAGTAGCGGTGGAGCCAGGGCTTCCTCTCAGTCTTGATGTTGGGCTCAAACATGCTCAGAAACTTGTGATGGAAAATAG AGTACCACTGATACCTGTACATCATATGGAGGCCCATGCCCTTACGGCCAGAATGATTGACAG TGTAGAGTTCCCCTTCCTTGTACTACTGGTGAGTGGGGGGCACTGCTTGCTAGCCGTTGCCAGGGACATTGATGACTTCTTGTTGCTAGGCAGCAGCATTGACAACGCCCCTGGAGAGATTTTTGACAAG GTTGCACGTAGAATGAAACTAAAGAATCTCCCACAATGCTATGGAAAAAGTGGCGGGGCCTCGATAGAATTAATGGCCCAGCAAGGCGATCCAGACATGTTTGAGGCTCCACACGTGTACACTAAAAGCCGGAGTTGTAATTTCTCGTTTGCGGGCATGAAGGCCCACTACTGTACTTACATTGAACAAGAGGAAAAAAAACAAG GTATTGTAGCCAGTGGGGTGATCTCTAATGCCGCTGATGTCTGTGCATCCTTCCAGTTTGCCGTTCTACGACACATGTGTCGCCCTATAGAAAGGGCATTCAGGTTCTGTGACTACAACAACCTTCTGCCAGAAACCAAAACACTG GTTGTTTCTGGAGGTGTTGCATGTAACCAATACTTACGAGCGGGACTACAGCGCGTGTGTGACAAATATGGAGCACGATTGGTCGTCCCTCCTCCTCACCTATGTACTGATAATGGCATTATGATCGCATG GAATGGCATGGAAAAGCTTCTAGCTGGTCGTGGAATAGCAGATGACCCAATTGCTGTAAAATTTAAGCCCAA AAGTCCATTAGGTCAAGACATCAGCGAAGAAGTCACCAGAGAAAACATTAAAGTGATACCAATGAAATTGTGA